CTTGATGCATATGCTGATAAATTCGGAACACCTAAAATCCCTGATCTAGAGGCAATATTTACAATAGAACAATTTTGATTACTCTTTTTCATAAGTTTCATTCCATACTTACATCCTAAAAATACGCTTGTTAAGTTTATTTTATGTATATAATCCCAAGTTTCTAATGACATATTTTCAGGATTTTGAGTATATTCAAATCCATTAATTCCGGCATTATTAACTAAAATATTTAACTTTTGATACTTTTTTTCAATATAGTTTATTATTTCAAGCCAATTTTTTTCAATACTAACATCATAACATAAGTAATCTAAATTAAAACTAGGTATATCTTGATTATAGTTTTGATCTAAATCAATTATTACTACTTTAGCTCCATTTTCTATAAAGATCTTAGCTATAGCCTTGCCTATACCATTTACACCTCCTGTAACTATTGCTATTTTATCTATTAACTTTTTGTCCATAATAATTTTAACTTTTTATATTGAATATTTTTTTAATCACTATAGCATAAAAAGCTATATGTTATTATTTTAATCTTAAATATGTTTATAAAAATAAAATACATAGAAATATATGTAGCTAACATTGTACAATCTAAATATTTTTATACTAATGGTTTTGGCTTTAAGGAAATTTACACTAAAAGTGATCAAAATAATAGCATAGAACAATCTTTGCTAAAGTTAGGAAGTATTTTATTGCTATTAACTTCTTCAAAAGACAGTGAGAGCAACACAAGTAAGGAGGTTAGTATTCGTGGAGATACTATTAAGGATATAGGTCTAGAAGTAAATGATGTAAATTCAATAGTCAATAAGGCTCATACCTTCGGTGCTAATATATTAGAGCAACCAAATGAATGTTTATTATTTGAATCAGAAAGAGTTATTAAAGCTGTTATTGATACTTTTGGAGAAACAAAGCACACATTGATTCAACAAATCGATTCTAACAATAATACAGTTGGTACTCACGAGAGAAGCAATGATATTAAGTGTATAGACCACTTAGCTATTGCTGTAGAAGATTTTGATTATTGTAAAAACTATTACAAAACCATATTTGGATTTTACCAATCTTATAAGGAAAAAATTGAAACAAATCTTACTGGCATGGATTCAATAGTAATGAACTTACCAAATAATCAAATAAAATTAGTGTTTATTAAACCTTTAAAAAAGAAACTAACATCTCAAATTGACATGTTTTTAAAATACAATGGGTGTCCAGGAGTCCAGCACATTGCCTTTTTAAGTACAAATATAATTAATACATTAAAAACTTTGGGAAGTAACGGTATTGAACTACTAAATATACCCAATTCTTACTACAGTAATTTATCACAAAATATAAAATTGAACTATAAAAAAGTTCTAAATGAATTGAGAGATTTAAATATACTAATTGATGAAGAAGATAATAAATTTCTTCTTCAAGTTTTTACTAAACCAATTCATACTAAACCCACACTCTTTTATGAAATTATACAAAGAGATGGTGCAAGTAATTTTGGCAAAAATAACATCATAGCTTTATTTAAAGCCATGGAAGAACAACAAAAAGTTAGCAAGGAAATATAATGAAGTTTGCTAATTGGACTAGAAATCTCTCACCTTCTGCAATGCAAAAATCTTTGGAGGTTGATAATTTTTCAGAATACATTTCTTTTGCTTTAGGATTGCCTGATGAAACAACATTACCTGCAGAATTTTGTTCGTCAATCAAATTTACTCAACAAAACTTACAATACTCTCCTACAAGTCATTTATTAAAAACTCATATAACAGAAATAATGAAAATGAGGGGAGTAATATGTAAAGAAGAGGAGATATTCATAACAAGTGGAGCACAACAAGGCATTGGTTTAATGACAAAATTACTCTGTAATGTTAGAGATAATATTATTGTTGAAAACCTTACTTATCCAGGCTTTATTCAAGCTGTGCAAACATTAAATGTTAACCTAATATCAATATCCACTAATTATGATACCGGTATCGATTTAGAAGAATTAGAAACAAAAATTAAATCATTAAATAAAAAGCCAGCATTTATTTATATTGTGGCAGATGGCAGTAATCCAACCGGAAACAGCCTAACAATTAAAAAGAGACAACAATTAATTGGTATAGCACTAAAATATGATGTTCCTATATTAGAAGATGATCCATATGGTTTATTATATTATGAGCAAAACTACCCAGCATTAAAATCATTCAGTAGTAACAATGTATGTTATGTAGGTTCTTTTTCAAAAGTCATTGCACCTTCTTTAAGAGTGGGTTGGATAGTTATCCCATCTAAATTAATAAAAAAACTATCAATTCTTAAAGAATCATTTGATATTAATACACAAACATTATCTCAAAAAGTAGTATTAGAATTCCTAGAAAAGAATAAGTTTGAAACTCACTTAAAAAATATAAGAAGTTTATATAGAAGAAAAAGAAATTTAATGGTAGATGCTATTATGCATCACTTACAAGACAAAGTCATTTTACATAAACCGAATAATGGAATATGTCTATGGATTAGATTTGATAAGCAAATGAATTCTAAAGAGATATTGATTAAAGCTGTTAAGAATAAACTTTTATTTATACCAGGTAATGATTTTAATATAAGCAATAATTTAGAAATTGCTGCTAATTGTGCGAGACTTAATTTCAGTCATTGTAAATTAGAAAATATTGACAAGGGTATAAAAATTTTATCAACAATCATTCCTTAAATTTATAATTTTTTTGATGATAATAAGAAGAACAGAAGAAATAAAATCAGAAAATTTATTTTATAAATTATCAAATTTTTTAAGTATAACTAATTTATATATAAAAATTGAAGGGTTGAACATTGCAGGGTCAATAAAAATTAAACCAGCAGTTGCATTATTGGAAAATTTAGAAAAAAATCATAAAATTACTCCTCAAAAAAATACTATAATTGAATCATCATCTGGTAATTTAGGAATTGCATTAAGTATTATTTGTAAACAAAAAGGATATATATTTATTTGTGTTATAGATCCTAATATTTCATACACTGCTGAGAAATTAATGGCAGCATATGGTACCAAACTAATTAAAGTGACTGAACGAGATAAAAACGGTGGCTATCTGAATACAAGAATTAATAAAATTAAACAACTGATGAAAGATAATTCTGATATTGTTTGGACTAATCAATATGCAGCTTTAACTAATACAGAATCTCATTATCAAACTACAGCAAAAGAGATTTTAAAACAAATAAGGTATATAGATTATCTATTTATAGGCGCAGGAACAACTGGCACTTTAACAGGATGTGCTAAATATTTCGCTGAAAAATCTCCTAATACAAAAATTATAGCAGTTGATGCTTATGGATCTGTTACATTTAATAATAAATCATTTAAACGTCTAATACCTGGGTTAGGCACAAGTAGGAAACCTGAAATATTCAACAATTATAATATTCATGATGTAATATTGATTAAAGAGCCAGATACTATAAGAATGTGCCATTATTTACTAAAAAAATATGGCTTATTTTTAGGAGGTTCTTCAGGCTCTACTATAGAAGCAATTAGACAATTTAGTAAAAATCATACTATAAATAAAACCAGTAAAATCGTTACTATATCTCCAGATTTTGGAGATAAGTATATTAATACAATATATGATTATCACTGGATAGAAAAAAATTATAACATACAACTTGCAAAGGAGGTAAAAGATGAGTCAAAACTTTTCAGTTATTACAGCTAAATCAGTTGAAGGAATTATTAATAATAATCATCAAGCTATATATGATATAATAAAAAAGACATATATTGCCCACCATAAAAAAGACACCGTTAATCCATCAAGTTACTTTATATGGTATCCTGACAAACCATTATCTAGAATAATAGCATTACCAGCTCTAATTTCCAACGAAAATAAAATTGCTGGGATTAAATGGATATCTAGTAATCCAGAAAATATAAATAATGGATTAAATAGAGCTTCAGCAGTAGTTATATTAAATGATTATGAAACAGGATATCCTTTGGCTTGTATAGAAGGTAGCTTAATTAGTGCCGTGAGAACTGCTTATTCTGCAGTATTAGTTGCAGATCATTTAATAAAAGATAAAAAAGTAAATACTATAGGTGTAGTTGGAACTGGCAGGATAGCGTTTAATATAATAAAATGCTTATCTAATCAAAATTGGAGTGCTGAAAACATTATTTTATATGATAAAGTAACTAGAAACGCAGAAAATTTTAGTAATCAATTAAAAAGCAAAAATATTACTTTAACCTCAGATATTATGGTAGAAAATGAACTAGATAAATTAATTCAAAACTCTGATTTATTAATTTTTACAACTACTGGTAAAACACCATATGTAAATAAATATAATTTGATTAAGAAAAATGCAGTATTACTTAACATTTCTTTAAGAGATATATCACCTGATATTATAGAGCAATCATCAAATATAGTAGATGATATTGAACATATTATGAATGCAAATACTAGCCCCCATTTAGCTCAACAAAAATATAATCATTCTAGATTTATAACTGCTACAATTGGACAGTTGATAAGCAATAGCATGGATTTTGATATTAAGCCTATTATCATATCCCCCATGGGACTAGGAATATTAGATATTGCTTTAGCTAAATTTATATATGAAGAAGCACAAAACAAACAAGAAAATATTGTAATAAAAGATTTTTATTAATAAATAAAAATGAAACTTCTCCCCTTTAAAGCTATTTTTCCTAATACTAAGAAATATAGCTTCATGCTAAATCAAGAAAAATTGTATGCTAATAATGAAGCATCTTTAAAAATAGATCAAATCAATTATAACCAATACTTATTAGAACAATATAAAAGGGGTTACTTTTTAAAAACTTTTGATGAGCATATATATTTAGTAAAAAAAGAAACTTTAAATTATTCTTCTATAGGAATTATAGCCAAAATTAATACTGATGACTTACACAGTAGCAAACTAAAATTACATGAAGAAATTATAAAGGATAAGGTATTTGAATATCAGGATGATCTAAATAAGTTTAATATTTTAACAGCTCCATTAATTTTAAGTTATAAAAATAACCCAAAAATAAATCATTATTACAACCAAATAATGAAGTCTCATTATAATATAAAAATCAGCGGTTTAAATAATAATTACTATTTTTGGAAACTAACTAATAACGAATTAATTAATTCATATTTTTCAAAATTAAATCAGTTTTTTATAGCAGATGGACATCATAGAATATCATCATTAAAGACTTTCTCTGATCAAAACACTCATGCATATGCTTTTTTTACTTCAGAAAATTTTATTCAATCGAAAAATATAACACGATATTATATTAATGAATATATTTGTAAAAATGCGCTAAAGAATTTACTGGAGGAACTTAACAATAAATATGATTTATTGCCTACAAATCATATTTTAGAAAAAGACACCCATATAATATTAGCTTACCAAAATAAACTTCTGAAACTGAATTCTCAAAAAATAAACTTAATTAAAGAATTTTTGACAGAAATATACGTAAGAATAAGCAACGGCAAAATAAATTTTAAGAACATATCTGGGGAAATAATCCATCTCGTATCAGATGAACAACTAATATTATACATACCAGGAATAATAGGAAAAAAATTGATAAATAAACACACACTCTTCCCTCCTCATTCTACATACTTTGAACCTAAATTTAACAATGGTATAATATCTATTCTTATAAAAGACTAAACCTCTAATTAATTTATCAGTTTCGTTTCATCATTTGTAACATCCTTTTCCATTTGTTCTCTTAAACTCTTAGGCCTCATATCAGTCCATACTTTTTCTATATACGCCAAACATTCTTCTTTACCACCTTTAGGTCCCACCTGTTTCCAGCCTAACGGAATTTTTTTCCATGCGAACCATAAAGAATACTGCTCTTCCTCATTTATTAAACACATATACTCTTCTTGTTCTTCTGTCATTCTATTTACCTCCTTTTCTATTTTTGTTTTTATGTAATTTAAAACTAGTTGTTGGTCAATACTAAATAACCCTCTCCCTTTCTACTTTCCAAATCTACATCCGCTACACATCTAACATCACAATAATTTAAATTAGTAGTACCTTCTATGTGTACTTTACCTTTTCCTTCATTAAAATCTGCTTTTGTTAAATCACAACTCTCAGTATCTACATTTATACCTAGTTCAGTACCTCCCTTTGTATTTGGAAATGTAATATGAATATACTTCATATCAATAAGCCTTTCCTTAATCTCGCTATAAGGTTCTTTTCTATTGCCTATAGTCACTTCATGCTTACCAATACTAAGTCTTTTTACTAACTCATTGATCATAATGCTATAAATTGAATGGTTATCTTTCTAAAAAAACTAGTTGATAAATCTAGTTCTGTCAAGCAAGCAACAATATAACTTAAGTGATTTAAATAGTTAAATATAAAATTTCCTTAATTGTATTAGTTCTATATTCAGGATTTCCTTTAACATCTTTATTAAGACATAGCCATTGATAATTTAATTCATCTTTTTTATTTAAAAATATACAATATAATCCCCTCATATTGAAGTTCTTAAAATATTCAAATACAAATTTTTAAACCACAAATTATATAATACCTAATTAAATTACCTTTATAGTAAACTTAGTTTAATTTTTTTTCACTACAATTTGTTATATATAATATTGTATAATTTCTTCCTAAACATTTAAAATATGTTACAATACCATTCATGAAAGTTTTTTATCTTTGATCGAAATTATGCCACATTACAATGATGATTATTCGCAGCCCTTTTCACAATATGGTGGGCACAGATATATGATGATACGCGAAGATTACAGATCTGACTATATGAAGATTACAGATCTGACTATATTTATGGAGGGAGTAGTGGTAATAGTTACGAAAACTCTCCCGCACTACCTGCTCTACATAGAGCTGCAAGAGACGGTAATTTAGATATTATTCATAACCTACTTAATAGCGGGACAAATGTTAATGATATAACTTATAATGGACGTACTGCCTTACACTATGCAGCAGAATATAATAATCTGAGAATTATTAATTTACTAATTAACTCAGGAATAGATGCAAGTATTACTGATTTAAATGGCAGAACTTCTAGAGATTTACTACCAGACCATGGTTTGCAATTAAGATTTGACTCATTAATATCAGGTTTACAACAACACAATATTGAAGTAAGAGCTAATACTCTTTTACAAATATCTACTTCAGAAGAAAATCTACCGGCTCTTCCTTATGAAATTTGCAATATCATTTCTGAGTATGCCAGTTCATATCCAGAATCTAGGTTAGCAGATGCACATCAACAACAAGAAGATCATGCTCCTTTCAATATTTTTAGCTGTCTTTCCCATTGTTTTTGCACCCCAGTCTATAACTATTTTTATCCAACACAAACTAACTTTGAATAGTATTGATACTTTTTCTCCCTCTCTGTGGAGCACGTCTATATTACCACTTATTGAATGACTAGTCCCTATGTGATCGAAATTCAATTATATTTTAATTTATCATATGTTATCTTCTAAATAGTTAAAACTATCTATATATCTCCAATAATATCATTACCTGACGTCATAACTATAATCAAAAATAATTTATAGTTAATAATTATTAATTAGAACTTATTCTTTGGCTATTTTCATGCTCAATTAGCCATTGCTTACGTTGAATCCCAGCACTATAACCACCTAAGTTTCCATCTCTACGAATGACACGATGGCATGGAATTACAATCGCTAATTGGTTTGCACCATTAGCATTTGCAACAGCTCGACATGCTGATGTCTTATTCATCACTTTTGCTTGATCTAAGTAACTTCTAGTTTCTCCATAAGGAATATCTTTTAAATTATTCCAAACTATTTTTTGGAAAGAGGTACCTAAAAAATATACTGAGGTTTTAAACACTCTCAACCGACCTTTAAAATATAATTCTAACTCTTTCTCAATAGAAATAATTGGTACTGTCTTCCCTACAGTAATGCCTGATTTTATTTTTACACATAGTTTTTTTATCTCATATTCTAAACATTTTTTATCAAAAAACTCCAATATGTATAGAACCTTTTCATCAGCAACAGCTACCATTAAACCTAAATAAGTATCAATATAATAAGCTTTGAGAACGTTATTTTGATTGTCAAAATAAGAAGTTGATGAACTTATCAGTTTATAAAAAGAATTCATATACTTACGTTCCATTGATGTATTGCATTTAATTAAAACTATTATTTCTATACATTCTTTTGTTTATTCTAGATTAATATCATGTAACTTTTTAATAATAAAGCATATAAAAAAAACTATATTTAATTTTTAAATACCAAATAATTTATACTTAATTTTCAACTTAACTTATTAACCTGTGGCCAATAAGTTATCCCTAACCTATCAAATATCTCTCTGTATAGAAAAACTTATAATAAAACTTTTAGAAATTGCCTAGATTAAATAAATACCCATATCAAAATTTAATTAGATATGTATAAAGTTGCTACTTCTACAAGTGTTTTTAAAAAATTTATATATTAACTAATATACCATTTGACCAATATAAATAATACATATACAATCCCACCTCATAAGTTACTATCCTAGTTTTCTTTACATATCCCACATATTCATCACTACTCCCCAAAATTTAATTAGGATAGTAATTTACTCTTCATTTTAATCTTAAATCTATCTTTAATTCAATATAACTTATATACAAATTCTATTATACTACCCAAGGAAAATACTCATTTTAGATAAATTACTATAATTTGTTACATACTAGCTGTTTAATTTTCTAACCCATCTAAAACTAAAATTATACAATTTAATATTATTAATAACATTGTCATTTTTATATGCAACATGTGCTATATAGTCAAAATCTGATTTAATTTTTTTTATTTGCCATATCTGATTGCCTTTATAAAACTGTTCCTTTGTTCCTACTGATAAATCCTTTACTTCGTCGGTTAATCCTACCCCTATTACTTTTATTATTGCCTCTTTTCTTGTCCATAATTCATAAAACCTATCTTTTTTATTTCCAGCATTCATATATTCCTTTTCTTTTTCTGTAAAAACTAAATCTCCTATACCGCAATAGCCTTCTATTTCTTTTTTATATTCTATGTCCACACCTATATCTTTTCTATAAAACCCTATAAGTGCTTTTTTATGTGCATGCGATAAGTTAAACTGTAAATCTTCAGAAACCCATGGTTTTCCATTTTCACCATATTGATAAATTATTTCTTTTGCTTTTACATTACTATACTTTGATATTAATAATCTCATTGCTACATGCGATACTAAATATAGAGAATAGTCCTCTATAAATTTAAATTTATACATTTTTTCTAATTCTAAATCAGATAGTATTTCTATATATTGTTTTGCTATATCAAAATTTTGGGTATTTATATCTACTTCCCATATATTTATTGTATTATCAGATAACACTTATTTTTTACTTTTTTTATTTACCTCAAAATTATACCATTTTTTGTCATAATAAAATGAATAACTAGATTCAATATTATATTCTTTATATATTCTCTGAGACTTTAAAGTAGCAAAGCAATATATAATCATTAATAATAAAAATAAGAGTTTTCTTTATATACTTTAATTATAAATTATTATTTTATTGATTGTAATTCACTAAAATACAATGCTAACATTATTCCTAGTATGAATACTTTGGAGTTTACTTATGCTTAAAAATGTAATATCAGAAATCCCAGCTCAAATTAAAAATAATTTTCTAAATGTTGCTGAAATGATTGATTTATTTTATAACAAGAATCTGAATGATGAATATTATAATTTGGCTCTAAAATTAACAACAAAATTAGCAAAGGAAAATCCTTCTGATTTAATAGATTGTGATATAAAAACTTTAGCTGCTGCAATAATTAATACTATTGCTAAAACTCATACATATGATCCACCTCAAGTTTCCTACAAAAACTTAGCTTCATGGTTTAAAACTACGCAAACGGATATAGATAAAAAAACAAATTACATCTGCAAAATATTGAATCTGCAGTTCATAGATCAAGATCAAAATACAAAATCTAAAGTAGGTGATGGTTATGATATTGATGATCGTATGATGTGGTTAATTACTATCAACGGCTTTACAATTGATATCAGAAATGCAGCTCATGATTTGCAAGTTGATGCCTATGAGCATGGTTTAATACTGAAGTGAACCCCAAAACATGGAGTCGAAGTTAAGCAACATGTATCTTGAAAAAAGTAAGCTAAGTGCTTGCAAATTGGCTGTTATGAGATTAGCTATTTTATAACGGCTGGAAGGAGTGATTATGATTAAGCAACTAGGTGAAAACCCTGAAAAAATGATAATAACCTCCTTCCAAAAAAGTCTAAAGTTGGACGGTATCTTAGAAAAACCTAAATAATAGGTTTATTCTGTATTCACATGGTTAGCTTTAAACTTTTAATATTAAACATTAATTTAGGAGATATAATATGTCAAACGCAATATTAGGAATAGATGTAGGTAAAGCTGAAATTGCAGTAGCTTTACTTATAAATAACAACGCTACTAAGAAAGAAATCTTTAATAACAATGATAAAGGGTTTAAAAGCCTTAATAAATGGCTTAAACAAAAGAAAGTTTCTACCTTAAAAGCTTGTATGGAAGCAACAGGAAATTATAGTAATAATATAGCTGAATTTTTATACAATAATGGACACGAGGTATATGTAGTAAACCCAGTTTGTATAAAAGCTTTCGCTAAAAGCAAGTTAATTCGTACTAAAACTGATGCAGTTGACGCTTTGGTTATAGCCCAATACGCTAATATTACTGAATTAATTCCATATAAATCACAAACTTCTGCTGTTAAGGAATTAAAGGCTTTGCATCGTTGCTTAGATGATTTAAAGGGACAGTGCGTTCAAATCTCCAATCATCTGGAGTATAAGGAACATGTACCAAAGTCTGTAACTTCTACATGGAAAAGATTACTTAAAGACTTTAAAAATGAGATGAAGAGTATTGAAAAATCATTAGATGAGCTATTTGAAAATAATATAGAACTTAAGCAACGTAGAGATAATTTACAAACAATTCCTGGTATTGGCAAAACGACAGCTACCTCTATTTTAGCTGAATCTCCTGACCTATCGTCTTTTAAAAGCCCAAGACAATATGCGGCTTATGCTGGTCTTGTTCCTAAACACAGAATATCAGGCTCTTCTGTGAGAGGTAAAGCTAGATTATCCAAACTAGGCTCTTCTAAATTACGCAAAGCTCTTTATTTGCCGGCTGTTGTTGCTAAAAATCACAATCCTATTTTAAAAGCTTTTTCTGATAAATTAAAATCAAAAGGCAAACATAATATGGTTATCATAGCTGCAATTATG
This Candidatus Bandiella numerosa DNA region includes the following protein-coding sequences:
- a CDS encoding SDR family NAD(P)-dependent oxidoreductase, encoding MDKKLIDKIAIVTGGVNGIGKAIAKIFIENGAKVVIIDLDQNYNQDIPSFNLDYLCYDVSIEKNWLEIINYIEKKYQKLNILVNNAGINGFEYTQNPENMSLETWDYIHKINLTSVFLGCKYGMKLMKKSNQNCSIVNIASRSGILGVPNLSAYASSKAAIRNYTKSLALYCAQKGYKIRCNSISSAAIDTRMWDHLKKDKNKFKLFIDSLPLKRMGTVDEVAFNVLHLASDQSLYTTASDVIIDGGILSAGIGLPK
- the hppD gene encoding 4-hydroxyphenylpyruvate dioxygenase; amino-acid sequence: MFIKIKYIEIYVANIVQSKYFYTNGFGFKEIYTKSDQNNSIEQSLLKLGSILLLLTSSKDSESNTSKEVSIRGDTIKDIGLEVNDVNSIVNKAHTFGANILEQPNECLLFESERVIKAVIDTFGETKHTLIQQIDSNNNTVGTHERSNDIKCIDHLAIAVEDFDYCKNYYKTIFGFYQSYKEKIETNLTGMDSIVMNLPNNQIKLVFIKPLKKKLTSQIDMFLKYNGCPGVQHIAFLSTNIINTLKTLGSNGIELLNIPNSYYSNLSQNIKLNYKKVLNELRDLNILIDEEDNKFLLQVFTKPIHTKPTLFYEIIQRDGASNFGKNNIIALFKAMEEQQKVSKEI
- a CDS encoding PLP-dependent aminotransferase family protein — protein: MKFANWTRNLSPSAMQKSLEVDNFSEYISFALGLPDETTLPAEFCSSIKFTQQNLQYSPTSHLLKTHITEIMKMRGVICKEEEIFITSGAQQGIGLMTKLLCNVRDNIIVENLTYPGFIQAVQTLNVNLISISTNYDTGIDLEELETKIKSLNKKPAFIYIVADGSNPTGNSLTIKKRQQLIGIALKYDVPILEDDPYGLLYYEQNYPALKSFSSNNVCYVGSFSKVIAPSLRVGWIVIPSKLIKKLSILKESFDINTQTLSQKVVLEFLEKNKFETHLKNIRSLYRRKRNLMVDAIMHHLQDKVILHKPNNGICLWIRFDKQMNSKEILIKAVKNKLLFIPGNDFNISNNLEIAANCARLNFSHCKLENIDKGIKILSTIIP
- the sbnA gene encoding 2,3-diaminopropionate biosynthesis protein SbnA encodes the protein MIIRRTEEIKSENLFYKLSNFLSITNLYIKIEGLNIAGSIKIKPAVALLENLEKNHKITPQKNTIIESSSGNLGIALSIICKQKGYIFICVIDPNISYTAEKLMAAYGTKLIKVTERDKNGGYLNTRINKIKQLMKDNSDIVWTNQYAALTNTESHYQTTAKEILKQIRYIDYLFIGAGTTGTLTGCAKYFAEKSPNTKIIAVDAYGSVTFNNKSFKRLIPGLGTSRKPEIFNNYNIHDVILIKEPDTIRMCHYLLKKYGLFLGGSSGSTIEAIRQFSKNHTINKTSKIVTISPDFGDKYINTIYDYHWIEKNYNIQLAKEVKDESKLFSYYS
- the sbnB gene encoding 2,3-diaminopropionate biosynthesis protein SbnB; the encoded protein is MSQNFSVITAKSVEGIINNNHQAIYDIIKKTYIAHHKKDTVNPSSYFIWYPDKPLSRIIALPALISNENKIAGIKWISSNPENINNGLNRASAVVILNDYETGYPLACIEGSLISAVRTAYSAVLVADHLIKDKKVNTIGVVGTGRIAFNIIKCLSNQNWSAENIILYDKVTRNAENFSNQLKSKNITLTSDIMVENELDKLIQNSDLLIFTTTGKTPYVNKYNLIKKNAVLLNISLRDISPDIIEQSSNIVDDIEHIMNANTSPHLAQQKYNHSRFITATIGQLISNSMDFDIKPIIISPMGLGILDIALAKFIYEEAQNKQENIVIKDFY
- a CDS encoding DUF1015 family protein — encoded protein: MLNQEKLYANNEASLKIDQINYNQYLLEQYKRGYFLKTFDEHIYLVKKETLNYSSIGIIAKINTDDLHSSKLKLHEEIIKDKVFEYQDDLNKFNILTAPLILSYKNNPKINHYYNQIMKSHYNIKISGLNNNYYFWKLTNNELINSYFSKLNQFFIADGHHRISSLKTFSDQNTHAYAFFTSENFIQSKNITRYYINEYICKNALKNLLEELNNKYDLLPTNHILEKDTHIILAYQNKLLKLNSQKINLIKEFLTEIYVRISNGKINFKNISGEIIHLVSDEQLILYIPGIIGKKLINKHTLFPPHSTYFEPKFNNGIISILIKD
- a CDS encoding MbtH family protein, translated to MTEEQEEYMCLINEEEQYSLWFAWKKIPLGWKQVGPKGGKEECLAYIEKVWTDMRPKSLREQMEKDVTNDETKLIN
- a CDS encoding methylated-DNA--[protein]-cysteine S-methyltransferase, yielding MNSFYKLISSSTSYFDNQNNVLKAYYIDTYLGLMVAVADEKVLYILEFFDKKCLEYEIKKLCVKIKSGITVGKTVPIISIEKELELYFKGRLRVFKTSVYFLGTSFQKIVWNNLKDIPYGETRSYLDQAKVMNKTSACRAVANANGANQLAIVIPCHRVIRRDGNLGGYSAGIQRKQWLIEHENSQRISSN
- a CDS encoding 4'-phosphopantetheinyl transferase family protein; this encodes MLSDNTINIWEVDINTQNFDIAKQYIEILSDLELEKMYKFKFIEDYSLYLVSHVAMRLLISKYSNVKAKEIIYQYGENGKPWVSEDLQFNLSHAHKKALIGFYRKDIGVDIEYKKEIEGYCGIGDLVFTEKEKEYMNAGNKKDRFYELWTRKEAIIKVIGVGLTDEVKDLSVGTKEQFYKGNQIWQIKKIKSDFDYIAHVAYKNDNVINNIKLYNFSFRWVRKLNS
- a CDS encoding DUF6398 domain-containing protein, encoding MLKNVISEIPAQIKNNFLNVAEMIDLFYNKNLNDEYYNLALKLTTKLAKENPSDLIDCDIKTLAAAIINTIAKTHTYDPPQVSYKNLASWFKTTQTDIDKKTNYICKILNLQFIDQDQNTKSKVGDGYDIDDRMMWLITINGFTIDIRNAAHDLQVDAYEHGLILK
- a CDS encoding IS110 family transposase, with the translated sequence MSNAILGIDVGKAEIAVALLINNNATKKEIFNNNDKGFKSLNKWLKQKKVSTLKACMEATGNYSNNIAEFLYNNGHEVYVVNPVCIKAFAKSKLIRTKTDAVDALVIAQYANITELIPYKSQTSAVKELKALHRCLDDLKGQCVQISNHLEYKEHVPKSVTSTWKRLLKDFKNEMKSIEKSLDELFENNIELKQRRDNLQTIPGIGKTTATSILAESPDLSSFKSPRQYAAYAGLVPKHRISGSSVRGKARLSKLGSSKLRKALYLPAVVAKNHNPILKAFSDKLKSKGKHNMVIIAAIMRKLLHIYFAVIKNNSAFDPNFIPSK